In Anser cygnoides isolate HZ-2024a breed goose chromosome 23, Taihu_goose_T2T_genome, whole genome shotgun sequence, the following are encoded in one genomic region:
- the C23H1orf167 gene encoding uncharacterized protein C1orf167 homolog isoform X2, producing the protein MANCGRCDEKYACSFVYISSYFSSEQRNIQKNVNVDLYLGVRSQVDVSHRWPEAAAFDVTPSQAAGQGWVCTTPLSLGQSEPSPIQTNLSCPSQLFQDTTSQFSSSRFQQQNNLCFRLQQHSSQHVAHRIPHLALSVQHHQKAKAVGTCSAPTAHHHCSEGRNKNGDYPVEKQQLRPVSCTDPGNPSLVNKHLSLHTVDSPLRHKSELCPSSRSSGDSVNACPSSALTLGDLGLPNLESLQTLLQLSRISAGLYCSVWRLKQKIVLMGIRGSLPLEPSSPPGSGSLCFAPDDSASSTLSTGEQLAGVKNGAAQARLKWSIPFAKGWSLDAVARDLSHAEPISVSHGCGCVDSSMWRTKLSGDIWPERLSAGVGSGRLVDTKAHSSNNCSPHFRCQSQAKSTPEETGGLYVHTKIHSSEKALKETSGGAFACPIPWKKDLPASLYPEGLQVSMETCFEGAQMNVGVAMYGTPREVCLRVASPSGDQEFRPIQQLSIRPAEVNNFEPPVESSKVLEEVCDSISQAARRMTVVGNSQSSPSSIQVEKGFGEYSDIECGNVSREGRRNKCSYQSSWRNWEADANLDCSEDPLGEKSVQEPECCEEGNQAQEIACREVSENSCWSLKVHEQSFQQLRDRQIVSRYFQAWRDHILWKRAAATQLYRRRLLQKGLGAFQWAVHLRRMQLEVAQQRHASALLAASFRKWNEAVAKRGKKQAPQPAPYSYTQSSSVGLSGLGRLATMTTSARHQLTAAYLKEAEQACRVESELWTQLHRRQGDEFCWRTQAIRDMRRLAAFRLWHLQKELLSKEEARLLEARALLEKKRLRNIFQLWRSQCLDMKKILQLTTCIQRSLVSRCFSVWKETVEQKAFYRCNLAHLRVESLRKYFQQWVQMLQIRESNKQVMVNFFLLRRRQRYGPAVSSVADETVTERHDSQPRWTAGRWFPEKTGYSLDDVCLKVKLQRVYLLWKARLYEHHRADSFTQALEQYRLRKALKVWHQKFLMLKTIEPSPKHSHETVCEESLALLFCEDLSTSSGFHSSAPATLTSQSSLEKEYSFSDSSQQSCSSIVTAEDVTHVPCYSSSLQLHQRAELPAELDGELYSQASFPSRSSGSRENWFVGGQFQSLALQNPDSNVQLLIGNSTWKEDCNSERDVKSCWHQAEKSCVQRVFLRWHHWAVENQKQKAAAALKHQVHCCQTAFSLWKKRLVQKVEADQRFRCHIQQMTADALWCWHSYCQRNCAMRELQQRWVQHSHQKKKRLILQTWYCQTRQLKNAALFWERLLLHRCLNIWVQVTAYRLRQHEALSFFKRVREHHLLVASFAEWRVKFLTAKQQVLREERNHQRQGRSQAKACHRWRLASRGRQAFRLGSVAAVKQACNYWTKTAAFSQCSRQCSTLIGARKSRKMSLSWSLKRRRCREKASALASSFGLFPSAVHRWLVIYRNQRRAERLLLPQLLERHGLVGPAPAHAGIQENKAEVDSEKRDEKRLGRKYLRWWHRTAMLRRCQRGRRLRCLAKGWHQWKEASRVVMLAQVLDQQRLVEKAWRAWRRRYLQSCVVQSFLEVEARSLLSQAFGRWRQLTAFQLKDKGHR; encoded by the exons ATGGCAAACTGTGGAAGATGTGATGAGAAATATGCATGCTcctttgtttatatttcttcttatttttcttcagagcaaaGAAACATTCAGAAGAATGTGAATGTTGATCTGTATTTGGGTGTTAGAAGTCAAGTAGACGTTTCTCATCGCTGGCCTGAGGCTGCTGCATTTGATGTAActcccagccaggcagcaggacaAGGCTGGGTTTGTACCACACCTCTGTCACTTGGGCAGAGCGAGCCCAGTCCGATACAGACTAATCTCTCCTGCCCTTCTCAGCTCTTCCAGGACACCACCAGTCAGTTCTCCAGTTCCCGCTTCCAGCAGCAGAATAATCTCTgcttcaggctgcagcagcacagctctcagCATGTGGCTCACAGGATTCCCCATCTTGCTTTGTCAGTGCAACACCATCAGAAAGCAAAGGCAGTTGGCACCTGCTCAGCACCTACTGCTCACCATCACTGTTCAGAAGGAAGGAACAAGAACGGTGACTACCCAGTAGAAAAACAGCAGCTCCGTCCTGTATCTTGTACTGATCCTGGGAACCCTTCACTGGTCAATAAACATTTGTCACTTCATACTGTAGATTCCCCTCTCAGACACAAATCAGAGCTGTGTCCCTCTTCAAGGAGCTCAGGTGACAGTGTGAATGCTTGTCCTAGTTCAGCCCTGACTTTGGGGGATCTCGGTCTACCTAATTTGGAGTCCCTTCAGACTCTCTTGCAGTTGTCACGGATTTCTGCTGGCTTGtactgttcagtctggagactgaagcaaaaaattgttttgatggGAATACGGGGCTCCCTTCCTTTGGAGCCCAGCTCTCCTCCAGGCAGTGGCAGTTTGTGCTTTGCTCCTGATGATTCAGCTTCTAGTACCCTGAGCACAGGAGAGCAGCTAGCTGGAGTGAAAAATGGTGCTGCTCAGGCAAGGTTGAAATGGAGCATCCCATTTGCCAAAGGCTGGAGCCTTGATGCAGTGGCAAGGGACTTGAGTCATGCTGAACCTATCTCTGTCTCTCATGGATGTGGGTGTGTTGACTCCAGCATGTGGAGAACGAAACTTTCAGGTGACATCTGGCCAGAAAGACTGTCTGCTGGGGTGGGCTCTGGCAGGCTTGTGGATACAAAAGCACATTCCTCCAACAACTGCTCCCCTCACTTCAGATGCCAGTCCCAGGCAAAGTCAACTCCAGAAGAAACTGGTGGTCTTTATGTTCATACAAAAATTCATTCTTCTGAAAAGGCTCTTAAAGAGACATCTGGTGGGGCATTCGCATGTCCTATACCTTGGAAAAAAGATCTTCCAGCCAGCCTGTATCCTGAGGGTCTGCAGGTGTCAATGGAAACGTGTTTTGAGGGAGCTCAGATGAATGTTGGTGTAGCCATGTATGGGACTCCAAGGGAAGTGTGTTTAAGAGTCGCTTCTCCTTCTGGAGATCAAGAGTTTAGACCAATACAGCAGCTTAGTATTAGACCTGCAGAAGTCAACAATTTTGAACCTCCTGTTGAGTCCAGCAAAGTGTTAGAAGAGGTTTGTGACTCCATATCACAAGCAGCCAGGAGAATGACAGTGGTGGGCAACAGCCAGTCCAGCCCTTCCAGTATTCAGGTTGAAAAAGGCTTTGGTGAATATTCTGACATAGAATGTGGGAACGtgagcagagaaggaaggagaaacaaaTGCTCCTACCAAAGCAGCTGGAGGAATTGGGAAGCTGATGCCAATCTTGACTGCTCTGAAGATCCTTTGGGGGAGAAGAGTGTCCAAGAACCAGAGTGCTGTGAAGAAGGGAACCAGGCACAGGAAATTGCCTGCAGAGAG GTGTCAGAGAACAGCTGCTGGTCTTTGAAGGTGCATGAGCAAAG tTTCCAGCAGTTACGTGACAGGCAAATAGTAAGTAGGTATTTCCAAGCCTGGAGGGACCACATCCTCTGGAAGAGGGCTGCAGCCACACAGCTTTACAGGCGCCGACTGCTTCAGAAGGGCCTTGGGGCCTTTCAGTGGGCTGTGCACCTGAGGAGGATGCAGCTGGAGGTAGCCCAGCAGAGACATGCTTCGGCTCTGCTAGCTGCCAGCTTCCGCAAG TGGAATGAAGCTGTAGCAAAAAGGGGCAAGAAGCAAGCTCCACAGCCTGCGCCATATTCTTATACCCAAAGTTCATCAGTGGGTTTGTCTGGATTAGGAAGATTAGCAACTATGACAACCTCAGCTCGGCACCAGCTTACAGCAGCATACTTGAAGGAAGCTGAGCAGGCTTGTAG GGTGGAGAGTGAACTCTGGACGCAGCTTCATCGTAGGCAGGGAGATGAGTTTTGTTGGAGAACTCAAGCAATCAGAGACATGAGACGTCTGGCTG CTTTCAGACTGTGGCACctgcagaaggagctgctgAGCAAAGAGGAAGCCAGGCTCCTGGAAGCACGTGCCCTGCTGGAAAAGAAGCGGCTACGAAACATTTTCCAGTTGTGGCGGTCCCAATGCTTAGATATGAAAAAGATTTTACAACTGACAACTTGTATCCAAAGAAGCTTAGTCTCCCG GTGCTTCAGTGTGTGGAAGGAGACTGTTGAGCAGAAAGCATTTTACAGGTGCAACCTGGCCCATCTCAGAGTAGAATCACTGAGGAAATACTTCCAGCAGTGGGTTCAGATGCTGCAGATCAGAGAAAGCAATAAGCAGGTGATGGTGAACTTCTTCCTTCTGAGACGGAGGCAACGTTATG GACCAGCTGTAAGCTCAGTAGCTGATGAGACTGTGACAGAGAGACATGACAGTCAGCCACGGTGGACGGCAGGGAGATGGTTTCCTGAGAAAACAGGCTACTCTCTTGATGACGTGTGCCTGAAGGTGAAACTGCAGAGAGTGTATCTGCTGTGGAAAGCGAGGCTTTATGAGCACCACAGAGCTGA TTCTTTCACTCAGGCTCTGGAGCAGTATAGACTCAGAAAAGCTCTGAAAGTATGGCATCAAAAGTTTCTCATGCTGAAGACAATTGAACCAAGTCCTAAGCACTCTCATGAGACTGTCTGTGAAGAATCTCTTGCCTTGCTGTTTTGTGAGGACCTCTCAACATCTTCTGGCTTCCACAGCAGCGCTCCAGCTACTCTCACTTCTCAAAGCTCGCTGGAAAAG GAATACAGTTTTAGtgacagcagccagcagagctgctcttccATTGTGACTGCTGAAGACGTGACACATGTGCCATGTTACAGTTCTTCCCTGCAACTGCACCAGCgtgcagagctgccagctgaGCTCGATGGGGAGTTGTACTCGCAGGCCTCCTTCCCTTCAAGGAGTAGTGGATCTAG AGAAAATTGGTTTGTGGGAGGTCAGTTCCAGTCTCTGGCACTGCAGAATCCAGACAGTAATGTCCAGCTGCTCATCGGTAACTCTACGTGGAAAGAG GACTGCAATTCTGAGAGGGATGTGAAGAGCTGCTGGCACCAAGCAGAGAAATCCTGCGTGCAGAG AGTCTTTCTCAGGTGGCATCACTGGGCTGtggaaaaccagaaacaaaaagcagcagcagcccttaAACATCAAGTTCATTGCTGCCAGACGGCTTTCAGCCTGTGGAAGAAGAGACTGGTCCAGAAAGTGGAAGCTGACCAGAGATTCAGGTGTCACATCCAGCAGATGACTGCTGATGCTCTGTGGTGTTGGCATTCCTACTGTCAAA GGAATTGTGCTATGAGAGAGCTGCAGCAACGATGGGTTCAGCACAGCCAccagaagaagaagaggttGATCCTGCAGACATGGTATTGCCAAACAAGGCAActgaaaaatgctgctttattCTGGGAGCGTCTTCTCCTGCACAG GTGCCTAAACATCTGGGTCCAGGTCACTGCCTATAGACTGAGGCAGCACGAAGCCCTCTCTTTTTTCAAAAGAGTCAGAGAGCACCATCTCCTAGTAGCAAGCTTTGCTGAGTGGAGGGTGAAATTCTTGACAGCTAAACAGCAGGTGCTGAGAGAGGAGAGAAACCACCAGCGGCAGGGACGCTCTCAGGCTAAAGCCTGTCACCGTTGGCGACTGGCCTCGAGGGGACGGCAAGCCTTCCGCCTAGGGTCTGTGGCTGCTGTGAAACAG GCCTGCAACTACTGGACAAAAACAGCTGCCTTTTCCCAGTGCTCACGGCAATGCAGTACCCTGATAGGTGCAAGGAAGAGCAGGAAGATGTCTCTGTCTTGGTCCCTAA aaAGGAGAAGATGCAGAGAAAAGGCTTCAGCACTAGCTTCCTCCTTTGGGCTCTTTCCCAGTGCTGTTCACCGTTGGCTGGTGATCTACAGAAACCAAAGAAGAGCTGAaaggctgctgctccctcagctgctAGAAAGACATGGCTTGGTAGGACCTGCTCCTGCACATGCCGGGATCCAGGAGAACAAAGCAGAGGTGGACTCTGAGAAGCGGGATGAGAAGAGGCTTGG GAGGAAGTATCTGAGGTGGTGGCATCGCACAGCGATGCTGCGCCGGTGCCAGCGTGGCAGGAGGCTGCGCTGTCTGGCAAAGGGATGGCATCAATGGAAAGAAGCCAGCAGGGTGGTGATGCTGGCACAAGTGTTG GACCAGCAGCGGCTGGTAGAAAAAGCCTGGAGGGCATGGAGACGACGATACTTAcaaagctgtgtggtgcagagCTTTTTGGAAGTAGAAGCCAGGAGCTTACTGTCTCAG
- the C23H1orf167 gene encoding uncharacterized protein C1orf167 homolog isoform X1, with protein MANCGRCDEKYACSFVYISSYFSSEQRNIQKNVNVDLYLGVRSQVDVSHRWPEAAAFDVTPSQAAGQGWVCTTPLSLGQSEPSPIQTNLSCPSQLFQDTTSQFSSSRFQQQNNLCFRLQQHSSQHVAHRIPHLALSVQHHQKAKAVGTCSAPTAHHHCSEGRNKNGDYPVEKQQLRPVSCTDPGNPSLVNKHLSLHTVDSPLRHKSELCPSSRSSGDSVNACPSSALTLGDLGLPNLESLQTLLQLSRISAGLYCSVWRLKQKIVLMGIRGSLPLEPSSPPGSGSLCFAPDDSASSTLSTGEQLAGVKNGAAQARLKWSIPFAKGWSLDAVARDLSHAEPISVSHGCGCVDSSMWRTKLSGDIWPERLSAGVGSGRLVDTKAHSSNNCSPHFRCQSQAKSTPEETGGLYVHTKIHSSEKALKETSGGAFACPIPWKKDLPASLYPEGLQVSMETCFEGAQMNVGVAMYGTPREVCLRVASPSGDQEFRPIQQLSIRPAEVNNFEPPVESSKVLEEVCDSISQAARRMTVVGNSQSSPSSIQVEKGFGEYSDIECGNVSREGRRNKCSYQSSWRNWEADANLDCSEDPLGEKSVQEPECCEEGNQAQEIACREVSENSCWSLKVHEQSFQQLRDRQIVSRYFQAWRDHILWKRAAATQLYRRRLLQKGLGAFQWAVHLRRMQLEVAQQRHASALLAASFRKWNEAVAKRGKKQAPQPAPYSYTQSSSVGLSGLGRLATMTTSARHQLTAAYLKEAEQACRVESELWTQLHRRQGDEFCWRTQAIRDMRRLAAAFRLWHLQKELLSKEEARLLEARALLEKKRLRNIFQLWRSQCLDMKKILQLTTCIQRSLVSRCFSVWKETVEQKAFYRCNLAHLRVESLRKYFQQWVQMLQIRESNKQVMVNFFLLRRRQRYGPAVSSVADETVTERHDSQPRWTAGRWFPEKTGYSLDDVCLKVKLQRVYLLWKARLYEHHRADSFTQALEQYRLRKALKVWHQKFLMLKTIEPSPKHSHETVCEESLALLFCEDLSTSSGFHSSAPATLTSQSSLEKEYSFSDSSQQSCSSIVTAEDVTHVPCYSSSLQLHQRAELPAELDGELYSQASFPSRSSGSRENWFVGGQFQSLALQNPDSNVQLLIGNSTWKEDCNSERDVKSCWHQAEKSCVQRVFLRWHHWAVENQKQKAAAALKHQVHCCQTAFSLWKKRLVQKVEADQRFRCHIQQMTADALWCWHSYCQRNCAMRELQQRWVQHSHQKKKRLILQTWYCQTRQLKNAALFWERLLLHRCLNIWVQVTAYRLRQHEALSFFKRVREHHLLVASFAEWRVKFLTAKQQVLREERNHQRQGRSQAKACHRWRLASRGRQAFRLGSVAAVKQACNYWTKTAAFSQCSRQCSTLIGARKSRKMSLSWSLKRRRCREKASALASSFGLFPSAVHRWLVIYRNQRRAERLLLPQLLERHGLVGPAPAHAGIQENKAEVDSEKRDEKRLGRKYLRWWHRTAMLRRCQRGRRLRCLAKGWHQWKEASRVVMLAQVLDQQRLVEKAWRAWRRRYLQSCVVQSFLEVEARSLLSQAFGRWRQLTAFQLKDKGHR; from the exons ATGGCAAACTGTGGAAGATGTGATGAGAAATATGCATGCTcctttgtttatatttcttcttatttttcttcagagcaaaGAAACATTCAGAAGAATGTGAATGTTGATCTGTATTTGGGTGTTAGAAGTCAAGTAGACGTTTCTCATCGCTGGCCTGAGGCTGCTGCATTTGATGTAActcccagccaggcagcaggacaAGGCTGGGTTTGTACCACACCTCTGTCACTTGGGCAGAGCGAGCCCAGTCCGATACAGACTAATCTCTCCTGCCCTTCTCAGCTCTTCCAGGACACCACCAGTCAGTTCTCCAGTTCCCGCTTCCAGCAGCAGAATAATCTCTgcttcaggctgcagcagcacagctctcagCATGTGGCTCACAGGATTCCCCATCTTGCTTTGTCAGTGCAACACCATCAGAAAGCAAAGGCAGTTGGCACCTGCTCAGCACCTACTGCTCACCATCACTGTTCAGAAGGAAGGAACAAGAACGGTGACTACCCAGTAGAAAAACAGCAGCTCCGTCCTGTATCTTGTACTGATCCTGGGAACCCTTCACTGGTCAATAAACATTTGTCACTTCATACTGTAGATTCCCCTCTCAGACACAAATCAGAGCTGTGTCCCTCTTCAAGGAGCTCAGGTGACAGTGTGAATGCTTGTCCTAGTTCAGCCCTGACTTTGGGGGATCTCGGTCTACCTAATTTGGAGTCCCTTCAGACTCTCTTGCAGTTGTCACGGATTTCTGCTGGCTTGtactgttcagtctggagactgaagcaaaaaattgttttgatggGAATACGGGGCTCCCTTCCTTTGGAGCCCAGCTCTCCTCCAGGCAGTGGCAGTTTGTGCTTTGCTCCTGATGATTCAGCTTCTAGTACCCTGAGCACAGGAGAGCAGCTAGCTGGAGTGAAAAATGGTGCTGCTCAGGCAAGGTTGAAATGGAGCATCCCATTTGCCAAAGGCTGGAGCCTTGATGCAGTGGCAAGGGACTTGAGTCATGCTGAACCTATCTCTGTCTCTCATGGATGTGGGTGTGTTGACTCCAGCATGTGGAGAACGAAACTTTCAGGTGACATCTGGCCAGAAAGACTGTCTGCTGGGGTGGGCTCTGGCAGGCTTGTGGATACAAAAGCACATTCCTCCAACAACTGCTCCCCTCACTTCAGATGCCAGTCCCAGGCAAAGTCAACTCCAGAAGAAACTGGTGGTCTTTATGTTCATACAAAAATTCATTCTTCTGAAAAGGCTCTTAAAGAGACATCTGGTGGGGCATTCGCATGTCCTATACCTTGGAAAAAAGATCTTCCAGCCAGCCTGTATCCTGAGGGTCTGCAGGTGTCAATGGAAACGTGTTTTGAGGGAGCTCAGATGAATGTTGGTGTAGCCATGTATGGGACTCCAAGGGAAGTGTGTTTAAGAGTCGCTTCTCCTTCTGGAGATCAAGAGTTTAGACCAATACAGCAGCTTAGTATTAGACCTGCAGAAGTCAACAATTTTGAACCTCCTGTTGAGTCCAGCAAAGTGTTAGAAGAGGTTTGTGACTCCATATCACAAGCAGCCAGGAGAATGACAGTGGTGGGCAACAGCCAGTCCAGCCCTTCCAGTATTCAGGTTGAAAAAGGCTTTGGTGAATATTCTGACATAGAATGTGGGAACGtgagcagagaaggaaggagaaacaaaTGCTCCTACCAAAGCAGCTGGAGGAATTGGGAAGCTGATGCCAATCTTGACTGCTCTGAAGATCCTTTGGGGGAGAAGAGTGTCCAAGAACCAGAGTGCTGTGAAGAAGGGAACCAGGCACAGGAAATTGCCTGCAGAGAG GTGTCAGAGAACAGCTGCTGGTCTTTGAAGGTGCATGAGCAAAG tTTCCAGCAGTTACGTGACAGGCAAATAGTAAGTAGGTATTTCCAAGCCTGGAGGGACCACATCCTCTGGAAGAGGGCTGCAGCCACACAGCTTTACAGGCGCCGACTGCTTCAGAAGGGCCTTGGGGCCTTTCAGTGGGCTGTGCACCTGAGGAGGATGCAGCTGGAGGTAGCCCAGCAGAGACATGCTTCGGCTCTGCTAGCTGCCAGCTTCCGCAAG TGGAATGAAGCTGTAGCAAAAAGGGGCAAGAAGCAAGCTCCACAGCCTGCGCCATATTCTTATACCCAAAGTTCATCAGTGGGTTTGTCTGGATTAGGAAGATTAGCAACTATGACAACCTCAGCTCGGCACCAGCTTACAGCAGCATACTTGAAGGAAGCTGAGCAGGCTTGTAG GGTGGAGAGTGAACTCTGGACGCAGCTTCATCGTAGGCAGGGAGATGAGTTTTGTTGGAGAACTCAAGCAATCAGAGACATGAGACGTCTGGCTG CAGCTTTCAGACTGTGGCACctgcagaaggagctgctgAGCAAAGAGGAAGCCAGGCTCCTGGAAGCACGTGCCCTGCTGGAAAAGAAGCGGCTACGAAACATTTTCCAGTTGTGGCGGTCCCAATGCTTAGATATGAAAAAGATTTTACAACTGACAACTTGTATCCAAAGAAGCTTAGTCTCCCG GTGCTTCAGTGTGTGGAAGGAGACTGTTGAGCAGAAAGCATTTTACAGGTGCAACCTGGCCCATCTCAGAGTAGAATCACTGAGGAAATACTTCCAGCAGTGGGTTCAGATGCTGCAGATCAGAGAAAGCAATAAGCAGGTGATGGTGAACTTCTTCCTTCTGAGACGGAGGCAACGTTATG GACCAGCTGTAAGCTCAGTAGCTGATGAGACTGTGACAGAGAGACATGACAGTCAGCCACGGTGGACGGCAGGGAGATGGTTTCCTGAGAAAACAGGCTACTCTCTTGATGACGTGTGCCTGAAGGTGAAACTGCAGAGAGTGTATCTGCTGTGGAAAGCGAGGCTTTATGAGCACCACAGAGCTGA TTCTTTCACTCAGGCTCTGGAGCAGTATAGACTCAGAAAAGCTCTGAAAGTATGGCATCAAAAGTTTCTCATGCTGAAGACAATTGAACCAAGTCCTAAGCACTCTCATGAGACTGTCTGTGAAGAATCTCTTGCCTTGCTGTTTTGTGAGGACCTCTCAACATCTTCTGGCTTCCACAGCAGCGCTCCAGCTACTCTCACTTCTCAAAGCTCGCTGGAAAAG GAATACAGTTTTAGtgacagcagccagcagagctgctcttccATTGTGACTGCTGAAGACGTGACACATGTGCCATGTTACAGTTCTTCCCTGCAACTGCACCAGCgtgcagagctgccagctgaGCTCGATGGGGAGTTGTACTCGCAGGCCTCCTTCCCTTCAAGGAGTAGTGGATCTAG AGAAAATTGGTTTGTGGGAGGTCAGTTCCAGTCTCTGGCACTGCAGAATCCAGACAGTAATGTCCAGCTGCTCATCGGTAACTCTACGTGGAAAGAG GACTGCAATTCTGAGAGGGATGTGAAGAGCTGCTGGCACCAAGCAGAGAAATCCTGCGTGCAGAG AGTCTTTCTCAGGTGGCATCACTGGGCTGtggaaaaccagaaacaaaaagcagcagcagcccttaAACATCAAGTTCATTGCTGCCAGACGGCTTTCAGCCTGTGGAAGAAGAGACTGGTCCAGAAAGTGGAAGCTGACCAGAGATTCAGGTGTCACATCCAGCAGATGACTGCTGATGCTCTGTGGTGTTGGCATTCCTACTGTCAAA GGAATTGTGCTATGAGAGAGCTGCAGCAACGATGGGTTCAGCACAGCCAccagaagaagaagaggttGATCCTGCAGACATGGTATTGCCAAACAAGGCAActgaaaaatgctgctttattCTGGGAGCGTCTTCTCCTGCACAG GTGCCTAAACATCTGGGTCCAGGTCACTGCCTATAGACTGAGGCAGCACGAAGCCCTCTCTTTTTTCAAAAGAGTCAGAGAGCACCATCTCCTAGTAGCAAGCTTTGCTGAGTGGAGGGTGAAATTCTTGACAGCTAAACAGCAGGTGCTGAGAGAGGAGAGAAACCACCAGCGGCAGGGACGCTCTCAGGCTAAAGCCTGTCACCGTTGGCGACTGGCCTCGAGGGGACGGCAAGCCTTCCGCCTAGGGTCTGTGGCTGCTGTGAAACAG GCCTGCAACTACTGGACAAAAACAGCTGCCTTTTCCCAGTGCTCACGGCAATGCAGTACCCTGATAGGTGCAAGGAAGAGCAGGAAGATGTCTCTGTCTTGGTCCCTAA aaAGGAGAAGATGCAGAGAAAAGGCTTCAGCACTAGCTTCCTCCTTTGGGCTCTTTCCCAGTGCTGTTCACCGTTGGCTGGTGATCTACAGAAACCAAAGAAGAGCTGAaaggctgctgctccctcagctgctAGAAAGACATGGCTTGGTAGGACCTGCTCCTGCACATGCCGGGATCCAGGAGAACAAAGCAGAGGTGGACTCTGAGAAGCGGGATGAGAAGAGGCTTGG GAGGAAGTATCTGAGGTGGTGGCATCGCACAGCGATGCTGCGCCGGTGCCAGCGTGGCAGGAGGCTGCGCTGTCTGGCAAAGGGATGGCATCAATGGAAAGAAGCCAGCAGGGTGGTGATGCTGGCACAAGTGTTG GACCAGCAGCGGCTGGTAGAAAAAGCCTGGAGGGCATGGAGACGACGATACTTAcaaagctgtgtggtgcagagCTTTTTGGAAGTAGAAGCCAGGAGCTTACTGTCTCAG